In the genome of Kineococcus endophyticus, the window GGCGCTGCTCGCCCTGCTCGGCGGCCTGTTCGTGCCGCTGAACATCTTCAGCCACACCCTGCAGACGGTCGCCTCCTTCACCCCCGCCTACGGGGTCGGTGTGCTGGCCCACTGGCAGCTCGCCCACGACGGGTCGTTCGTCGGGGCGGTCGTCAACCTCGTCGTGTGGACGGCGGTCTTCGCGACGGGCGCAGCGCTGCTGTTCCGCCGGGACACCGGGCGCGTGTGAACCTGCGGACGAGGACCACGGGCGCGGCGGCGTGGGAGGGTGCTCCCGTGCCGTCGCGCGACCCGTTGCCGCCCATGGCGGTCCCGCGGATGCGGGGTTCGGGGTACCTCTTCGCCGGGGTCTGGCTGCTCATCCTCGTCCAGACCGTCGAGGACGCGTGGGGCAACCCCGACCGCCGTCTCGGGACGCTCTCGATCGTCGCCACCGTCGGCTTCGGCGTCCTGTACTTCCTCCTGCTGTCCCGCGGCTGGGGCCGGATGCGGGTCGCCGGCCGCCTCGAGGTCGCCCACCGCGAGGCCGTGCTCGGCCTGGTCGCGCTGAGCCTCCTGACGGTGCTCATGGTCCCCGGGGCGGGCACCAGCGGGTTCAACAGCGTCTTCTTCGTCTGCGCCTACGCCGCCTTCGCCCTGCCCTTCCGGCAGGCGGTGGCCGTGGCCGTCGCCCTCATCCTCGCGGTGGCGCTGCTCGGGCGGCTCGTGCCGGGCTGGGACGGGCTCGAGGGCACGGCCATCGGGGCCTTCTTCGCCACGGCGGCGACGCTCGGGACCACCCGGCTCGTCGCCCGCGGGCACCAGCTCGCGGTGGCCCAGCAGGACCTGGCCCGGCTCGCCGTCGCCGAGGAGCGCAGCAGGTTCTCCCGGGACCTGCACGACCTGCTCGGGCACTCCCTCACGGTCATCACGCTCAAGGCCGAGCTCGCGGGTCGTCTCCTGGACGCCGATCCCGACCGCGCCCGCGCCGAGGTGGCCGACGTGGAGCGGTTGGCGCGCACCGCGCTGAGCGACGTCCGCGCTGCGCTCGAGGGGTTCCGCGACGTCTCCCTGGGCACCGAGCTGGCGGGCGCCCGGCAGGCCCTGGCCGCCGCCGGGATCACCGCCCACCTGCCGCGCTCCGTCGACGAGGTGGACCCCGAGCTGCAGGAGCTGTTCGGCTGGGTCGTCCGCGAGGGCGTGACGAACGTGGTGCGGCACTCCGGCGCCCGCACCTGCTGGGTGCACGTCGAGCCCGGCGAGGTCGTCGTCGCCGACGACGGGACCGGACCCCGGCCGGGGGAGCGGGGCTCGGGGCTCGCCGGGTTGTCGGCCCGCGCGCAGGCCGTCGGCGGGGCCGTCACGGTGGGGCGTTCCAAGCACGGCGGCTTCGAACTGGCAGTGCGCGTGTGATCCGGCTGCTGCTCGCCGACGACCAGGCGCTCGTGCGCGGAGCCCTCGCCGCCCTGCTCTCGCTCGAGGGCGACCTGGAGGTCGTGGGGGAGGTCTCCCGCGGCGACGAGGTCGCCGAGGCGTGCCGGACCCTGCGCCCTGACGTCGTGCTCATGGACATCGAGATGCCCGGGCTGGACGGGATCGCGGCCACCGCCGCCGTCCGCCGCGCCGTCCCCGGCACCCGCGTGCTCGTCGTCACCACCTTCGGGCGCCCGGGGTACCTGCGCCGGGCCATGGAGGCGGGCGCCGCGGGCTTCGTCGTCAAGGACACCCCGGCTCGCGAGCTCGCCGACGTCGTCCGCCGGGTCGCCGCCGGGCTGCGGGTCGTCGACCCGGCGCTCGCGGCCGAGTCCCTCGCCGCGGGCCTCACGCCCCTCACCGACCGGGAGACGGAGGTCCTGCGCGCGGCCCGCGACGGCGGCACGGTCGCCGACCTCGCCGCGACCCTGCACCTGTCCGAGGGCACGGTGCGCAACCACCTGTCCGCGGCCATCGGCAAGACGGGGGCGCGCACGCGCGCCGAAGCCGTGCGGCTGGCGGACACGAACGGCTGGCTCTGAG includes:
- a CDS encoding sensor histidine kinase, with protein sequence MPSRDPLPPMAVPRMRGSGYLFAGVWLLILVQTVEDAWGNPDRRLGTLSIVATVGFGVLYFLLLSRGWGRMRVAGRLEVAHREAVLGLVALSLLTVLMVPGAGTSGFNSVFFVCAYAAFALPFRQAVAVAVALILAVALLGRLVPGWDGLEGTAIGAFFATAATLGTTRLVARGHQLAVAQQDLARLAVAEERSRFSRDLHDLLGHSLTVITLKAELAGRLLDADPDRARAEVADVERLARTALSDVRAALEGFRDVSLGTELAGARQALAAAGITAHLPRSVDEVDPELQELFGWVVREGVTNVVRHSGARTCWVHVEPGEVVVADDGTGPRPGERGSGLAGLSARAQAVGGAVTVGRSKHGGFELAVRV
- a CDS encoding response regulator transcription factor, whose protein sequence is MIRLLLADDQALVRGALAALLSLEGDLEVVGEVSRGDEVAEACRTLRPDVVLMDIEMPGLDGIAATAAVRRAVPGTRVLVVTTFGRPGYLRRAMEAGAAGFVVKDTPARELADVVRRVAAGLRVVDPALAAESLAAGLTPLTDRETEVLRAARDGGTVADLAATLHLSEGTVRNHLSAAIGKTGARTRAEAVRLADTNGWL